The Rhizobium sp. NXC24 genomic sequence GAAGCCATGAAAAACGATATGAACGGTCATTGGATTGCAGGCCAGGAAGTTGCCAGCCTCTCAAGCGACTACTTCGAATGCGAAAACCCGACCCTTGGGCGGCCCGAAGGCCATTTCGCTCTTGGGCAAGCGCCAGACGTCGATGCGGCAGTTGCGGCTGCCACAACCGCGCTCTCGGTTTGGAACGCATTATCTCCCACGCGTCGGGGACGTTTGCTGATGCGTTGGGGCGATCTGATCGCGGCAAATGCGGAACGGATCGGCAAGTTGGAGACATCTCAAAACGGCAAGCTCGCCAATGAAATGGTACTGCAAGCTCGCAGTATTATGGATTGGCTTTACTACTATGGCGGGCTTGCTGACAAGGTCGAAGGACGCGTCATCCCTCTCGATCGCGCCTCTGTCCTGAATTACACACTGCGCGAACCGCTTGGTGTTGTGGGCGTGATCATGCCGTGGAATTCACCGCTAATGCTAGCGATGATGGCGATGGCACCGGCGCTCGCTGCGGGGAACACCGTAATCTTGAAGCCGTCTGAAGTTACCCCTGCATCGGCAATCGAAGCCGCAAAGTTGGCTGAACAAGCTGGAATACCCTCCGGCGTTATCAATGTTGTATTGGGCGCAAGGGCAGCTGCAGAGGCGCTCACCGATCATCCCGGTGTCGCAAAGATTGCATTTACAGGCGGGGTCGAGGCCGGCCGTGCTGTTGCTATCGCAACAGCGAAGCGTTTCGCGCATGCCACGTTGGAGCTAGGCGGAAAGAGCGCGAACATCGTGTTTCCCGATGCAAACCTCAAGCAAGCCGAAGCGGGTCTTTTGGCAGGAATTTTCGCAGCCGCGGGTCAAACCTGCGTTGCTGGATCGAGAGCGCTCGTGCATCGGAGCCTTCACGATCAAGTCGTCGATATCCTTGTGAGCAGGGCGAAGCAAATTAAAATCGGCGATCCACTTGATCCGACCACGCAAATGGGCCCTGTCGCGA encodes the following:
- a CDS encoding aldehyde dehydrogenase, whose translation is MKNDMNGHWIAGQEVASLSSDYFECENPTLGRPEGHFALGQAPDVDAAVAAATTALSVWNALSPTRRGRLLMRWGDLIAANAERIGKLETSQNGKLANEMVLQARSIMDWLYYYGGLADKVEGRVIPLDRASVLNYTLREPLGVVGVIMPWNSPLMLAMMAMAPALAAGNTVILKPSEVTPASAIEAAKLAEQAGIPSGVINVVLGARAAAEALTDHPGVAKIAFTGGVEAGRAVAIATAKRFAHATLELGGKSANIVFPDANLKQAEAGLLAGIFAAAGQTCVAGSRALVHRSLHDQVVDILVSRAKQIKIGDPLDPTTQMGPVATRNQLQKNEGMVAKAVEEGAALAFGGVRNNPAEFPNGFFFSPTILTNVRPQDFIAQNEVFGPVLSIIPFDDDDEAISIANGTQFGLAAGVWTTNLQRAHRMARRLQAGTVWINMYRAMTFNSPFGGMKSSGIGRQNGIEAIDQYLQTKSVWCELDEAIQDPFVLRT